Proteins from one Mesotoga infera genomic window:
- a CDS encoding ABC transporter ATP-binding protein: protein MIEIRQLTKIYSGSVKAVDGVSMTVKRGEIFGFLGPNGAGKTTTIKMIVGLLKPTEGQIMIEDIDVASSPVEAKLKMGYVADEPLVMEKITGIQYLNLICDVFKIPPSVRAERAERLLQNFKLSDAIKDPVSTYSHGMRQKLSLIAALIHNPDLWILDEPIVGLDPESAFILKQMMRNHVKAGNTVFFSTHVMEVAERICDRIGIINKGKLEFVGTVKELRDLRGQGSLEQLFLEVTGSETENGDFSYLDAN from the coding sequence ATGATCGAAATCAGGCAACTCACGAAAATCTACAGCGGAAGCGTGAAGGCCGTTGACGGAGTCAGCATGACCGTCAAGCGCGGGGAGATCTTCGGCTTTCTCGGCCCAAACGGCGCCGGGAAGACCACCACAATAAAGATGATAGTGGGACTTCTCAAGCCTACCGAAGGACAGATCATGATAGAAGACATCGACGTGGCCTCTTCGCCTGTCGAGGCGAAATTGAAGATGGGTTACGTGGCCGACGAACCTCTGGTGATGGAGAAAATAACAGGGATACAGTACCTCAATCTCATCTGCGACGTCTTTAAAATACCGCCGTCCGTACGCGCCGAAAGGGCCGAAAGACTCTTGCAGAACTTCAAGCTTTCCGATGCGATCAAGGATCCGGTTTCGACTTACTCGCACGGTATGCGCCAGAAACTTTCACTAATCGCCGCGCTCATTCACAACCCCGATCTTTGGATACTCGACGAGCCGATCGTCGGTCTCGACCCGGAATCGGCCTTCATACTTAAGCAGATGATGAGGAACCACGTGAAGGCGGGAAACACCGTGTTCTTCTCGACCCATGTGATGGAAGTGGCCGAGAGGATCTGCGACAGAATAGGCATAATAAACAAAGGAAAACTCGAGTTCGTGGGAACCGTGAAGGAACTGAGAGATCTTAGGGGACAGGGAAGCCTTGAACAACTCTTCCTGGAGGTGACCGGTAGTGAGACCGAAAATGGTGATTTCTCTTACCTGGACGCTAATTAA
- a CDS encoding reverse transcriptase domain-containing protein — protein MSDGKILKLIRAMLKSGVMEDGVWKATETGSPQGSVISPLLANIYLDEFDQKMKARGIRIVRYADDILIFSKTQEEAREFLAIAINILEIDMKLKVNRNKTRITTLEEGFHFLGFEIKGERVGIEKSRLKRFKGKVKGLTRRNQSTPVKEIVKELNPLLRGFASYFRIVDLQSTLRGLLSWIRRRLRAIILHQWKSTKKLNRVLRRAGWEEKVNLRMNKWRSSHTKAVNYAIPNRFFEEMNLFDMTSYYHPLSKYPILDP, from the coding sequence GTGAGTGATGGAAAGATACTCAAACTCATACGCGCAATGCTGAAGAGCGGAGTAATGGAAGATGGAGTCTGGAAGGCAACAGAAACTGGCAGTCCACAGGGTAGTGTAATAAGTCCCCTGCTGGCGAACATCTACCTGGACGAGTTCGACCAGAAGATGAAAGCCAGAGGAATAAGGATAGTCAGATATGCAGACGACATATTAATCTTCTCGAAAACCCAGGAAGAAGCCCGAGAGTTTCTGGCAATCGCGATCAACATACTGGAGATTGACATGAAGCTCAAGGTCAACAGAAACAAGACGAGAATCACAACACTGGAGGAGGGCTTTCACTTTCTTGGCTTCGAAATAAAAGGCGAGAGAGTTGGGATAGAGAAATCCAGATTGAAAAGGTTCAAGGGAAAGGTCAAGGGACTTACAAGAAGGAACCAGAGCACACCGGTAAAGGAAATAGTGAAAGAGCTAAATCCACTGTTGAGAGGATTTGCCAGCTATTTCAGGATAGTAGACTTACAATCTACCTTGAGAGGGCTTTTGAGCTGGATAAGGAGAAGGCTTAGAGCCATCATACTACACCAGTGGAAGAGCACAAAGAAACTGAACAGAGTCCTTAGAAGGGCTGGATGGGAAGAGAAAGTCAATTTGAGAATGAACAAATGGCGCTCTTCTCACACAAAAGCAGTCAATTACGCCATTCCCAACAGGTTCTTTGAAGAGATGAACTTATTCGATATGACATCGTACTATCATCCCCTGTCGAAGTATCCGATACTCGATCCATGA
- the istA gene encoding IS21 family transposase yields the protein MLGEKQVIEIRILSKRGITNREIAREMGCHENTVSKYLKEDWKKMKGISKLDPYKEHIIKRLEEYPSIKATVLFKEIKAQGYTGGMTIVRMYVHSIRPEDEIESTRFETAPGRQFQADWGEGETRIGGKSVVIKFFTMVLGYSRMLYVQIVNDEKLETLLQAHNKAFEYFGGYPHEGLYDNMKAVVKSLERKKEYNAKFTDFADFYGFRIITHRPYNPKAKGKVERMVPYVRNNILYAQSYSSLSELENTLLDWLVIANQRLHSYLKETPLERFEREKEHLNKLTRFYPLRRLNTRLVRESGQVIYKERAYRVPEKYTGKKVNLQTEGQMLKIYCEDDLINSQPLKDQVEVRSLKEYQKLVGA from the coding sequence ATGTTGGGAGAGAAGCAGGTCATTGAAATAAGAATACTTAGCAAGAGGGGAATTACAAACAGAGAGATAGCCAGAGAAATGGGCTGCCATGAAAACACAGTCAGCAAGTATTTGAAGGAGGATTGGAAGAAGATGAAGGGTATTTCAAAACTGGATCCTTACAAAGAGCACATAATCAAAAGGCTAGAAGAGTATCCGTCAATAAAAGCCACAGTGTTGTTCAAAGAGATAAAGGCTCAAGGTTACACCGGAGGAATGACGATAGTTCGGATGTATGTGCACTCCATACGTCCGGAGGATGAAATTGAGAGCACAAGATTTGAGACAGCTCCGGGCAGGCAATTCCAGGCCGATTGGGGAGAGGGTGAGACCAGGATAGGTGGAAAGTCGGTGGTGATAAAGTTCTTCACCATGGTCCTAGGATACTCGCGAATGTTGTATGTCCAGATAGTCAATGACGAGAAGCTTGAGACACTTCTTCAAGCTCACAACAAGGCATTCGAATACTTCGGAGGTTATCCACATGAAGGGCTGTACGACAACATGAAAGCCGTGGTCAAGTCTCTTGAGAGGAAGAAAGAATACAATGCCAAGTTCACAGATTTCGCAGACTTCTATGGCTTCAGGATAATAACTCATCGTCCATACAACCCGAAGGCCAAAGGGAAGGTTGAGAGGATGGTTCCGTATGTGAGAAACAACATACTGTATGCTCAAAGCTACTCAAGCCTCTCTGAATTAGAGAACACTCTTCTCGATTGGTTGGTCATTGCCAACCAGAGATTACATTCTTATCTAAAAGAAACCCCTCTCGAGAGGTTCGAGAGGGAAAAGGAACATCTGAATAAACTAACTAGATTCTATCCCTTGAGGAGATTAAACACAAGGCTGGTAAGAGAGTCCGGACAGGTCATTTACAAAGAAAGAGCTTACAGGGTACCTGAGAAATACACCGGCAAGAAAGTCAACCTGCAAACGGAAGGTCAGATGCTGAAGATTTATTGTGAAGATGATCTGATCAACAGCCAGCCACTCAAAGACCAGGTTGAAGTAAGGTCCTTGAAGGAATACCAGAAACTGGTGGGGGCATGA
- a CDS encoding putative ABC transporter permease subunit: MRPKMVISLTWTLINSHYNIPRSIYHFRRRERLWEPALIAGVIVLMVVSLGPLYGMLMDTMYTQYEAAGVKELFLANPFIMANLFGLVLGIFLMVSTFFFGDDMRVLVSLPLKSTEVLLAKFFVVLLDLMIISLVIVLPPYIYFGIRSGAGLMYWPFMAVVFLLSQVLPLLVSAIIILPLSRVLRFNRHRDSLVYFVSVGIVVAALAFVFVSSRMDPNMSPEDFARMFSDKDALLNKTAGVYPPTILVMRALTRPVVEGLLWFLAFIGLHLAALGGFLWLGNRFYYSIYSSLQENYARRSKLNEGEIAGLMGAQSTPFGALLRREWWYFLKVPAFTFNGFGNVVIFPIILVIAAVAGQTDELGQMIKILENYREIFLPMGILVATLAGGINGLATSIFSREGRLITELKALPVGVSEIMKAKFIHVETLSMIGPLSASIALGIIMKISLLEGFLIFAIGALAVTFLNVIQMLIDVVRPYLHWDNPQKAMKQNLNVALSIPVVFGFVGGLGYLTYLLRSTLAGWVMALIIAAICAAGTVSLWPVLIKRTRALLDRDLSL, encoded by the coding sequence GTGAGACCGAAAATGGTGATTTCTCTTACCTGGACGCTAATTAACTCCCATTACAACATTCCGAGATCGATCTACCATTTCAGGCGAAGAGAACGCCTCTGGGAGCCGGCGCTCATCGCGGGAGTGATAGTGCTAATGGTCGTATCGCTGGGTCCTCTCTACGGTATGCTCATGGACACTATGTACACCCAGTACGAGGCGGCCGGCGTTAAGGAGCTCTTTCTGGCCAATCCCTTCATCATGGCCAACCTCTTCGGTCTCGTGCTGGGAATCTTTCTCATGGTCAGCACTTTTTTCTTCGGCGATGATATGCGCGTCCTCGTGTCGTTGCCGCTGAAATCTACCGAAGTCTTGCTGGCCAAGTTCTTTGTCGTTCTGCTGGATTTGATGATAATCTCCCTGGTGATCGTACTCCCGCCGTACATCTACTTCGGCATCAGGAGCGGCGCGGGGTTAATGTACTGGCCCTTCATGGCAGTCGTCTTTTTGCTCAGTCAGGTGTTGCCTCTACTGGTGAGCGCGATAATAATACTGCCGCTGTCGCGTGTTCTCAGATTCAACAGGCACAGGGACTCTCTCGTCTATTTCGTGAGCGTTGGCATCGTAGTCGCGGCGCTGGCCTTTGTCTTCGTGAGCAGCCGCATGGACCCCAACATGAGCCCGGAAGATTTCGCCCGCATGTTCTCCGACAAAGACGCCTTACTCAACAAGACGGCCGGCGTATATCCGCCAACCATACTCGTTATGAGGGCGCTCACGAGACCCGTCGTGGAAGGGCTCCTCTGGTTCCTGGCTTTCATAGGGCTCCATCTGGCGGCACTCGGCGGCTTTCTGTGGCTGGGGAACAGGTTCTACTACTCCATATACTCGAGTCTCCAGGAAAACTACGCCAGGAGGAGCAAGCTCAACGAAGGCGAGATCGCGGGGCTCATGGGAGCGCAATCGACCCCCTTCGGCGCGCTGCTCAGGCGTGAATGGTGGTACTTTCTAAAAGTCCCCGCCTTCACTTTCAACGGCTTCGGCAACGTGGTCATCTTTCCGATAATCCTGGTGATAGCGGCCGTGGCTGGCCAGACCGACGAGCTGGGACAGATGATAAAAATTCTCGAGAATTACAGGGAGATATTCCTTCCGATGGGTATCCTGGTTGCCACGCTGGCCGGTGGAATAAACGGGCTGGCAACCTCCATATTCAGTCGCGAAGGCAGGTTGATCACGGAATTGAAGGCGCTGCCCGTGGGTGTTTCCGAGATAATGAAAGCGAAGTTCATCCACGTTGAAACGCTCAGTATGATAGGCCCGCTTTCGGCCTCGATCGCGCTTGGAATAATAATGAAAATCTCACTGCTGGAGGGATTTCTGATCTTCGCCATAGGCGCTCTGGCTGTAACATTCCTGAACGTGATACAGATGCTGATCGACGTGGTGAGACCATACCTTCACTGGGACAATCCTCAGAAGGCTATGAAACAGAACCTGAACGTCGCCCTATCGATACCGGTGGTCTTCGGTTTTGTCGGCGGCCTGGGTTACCTGACATATCTGTTGAGAAGCACGCTGGCCGGCTGGGTGATGGCCCTCATAATAGCCGCGATATGCGCCGCGGGGACGGTGTCGCTGTGGCCAGTGCTCATAAAAAGGACCAGAGCCCTTCTGGACAGAGACCTTTCGCTATGA
- the istB gene encoding IS21-like element helper ATPase IstB, translating to MAYEKVRELMESLKLTGMMNSLDFSLHNWGKGEKDVTELLEELLLAEVKEKSERRYLTALKYSGLPFHKTLEEFDFSFQPSIDRKQIMELKSLRFLYEKENVVLLGPPGVGKTHLAVALGMEALREGKKVYFVNAISLVDKLKKAFSERRFEKTIGYFKSIELLIVDELGYLPLENEGAKLFFELVSEKYEKGSIILTSNRGFAEWNRIFEDEILATAVLDRLLHHCTIVNIRGKSYRLREKQKTGLIGTQLISSPGH from the coding sequence ATGGCATACGAAAAAGTGAGAGAGTTAATGGAATCGCTCAAGCTTACCGGAATGATGAACTCGCTGGATTTCTCTCTACACAATTGGGGCAAAGGAGAGAAAGATGTAACCGAGCTCTTGGAAGAATTACTGCTGGCTGAAGTAAAGGAGAAGAGTGAAAGAAGATATCTCACAGCTCTCAAATACAGTGGACTTCCATTTCACAAAACACTCGAAGAATTCGACTTCTCCTTTCAGCCTTCAATAGACAGGAAACAGATAATGGAACTGAAGAGCTTGAGATTCCTGTACGAAAAAGAGAATGTCGTTCTGCTTGGACCTCCCGGGGTTGGAAAAACACATCTGGCAGTAGCCCTGGGAATGGAAGCGCTCAGAGAAGGGAAGAAAGTTTACTTTGTGAATGCAATATCGCTTGTGGACAAACTGAAGAAGGCCTTTTCTGAAAGACGGTTTGAAAAGACGATAGGTTACTTCAAATCGATTGAGCTACTCATTGTAGACGAGTTGGGGTATCTCCCACTTGAAAATGAAGGTGCAAAGCTCTTCTTTGAACTGGTGAGTGAGAAATACGAAAAGGGAAGCATAATTCTTACTTCAAACAGAGGCTTTGCAGAATGGAACAGAATCTTTGAAGACGAGATACTCGCAACAGCCGTTCTTGACAGACTATTGCATCACTGTACCATTGTCAACATACGAGGAAAGAGTTACAGGCTTAGAGAGAAACAGAAAACCGGTCTTATTGGTACACAATTGATTAGTTCGCCTGGTCATTGA
- the istA gene encoding IS21 family transposase yields the protein MLGEKQVIEIRILSKRGITNREIAREMGCHENTVSKYLKEDWKKMKGISKLDPYKEHIIKRLEEYPSIKATVLFKEIKAQGYTGGMTIVRMYVHSIRPEDEIESTRFETAPGRQFQADWGEGETRIGGKSVVIKFFTMVLGYSRMLYVQIVNDEKLETLLQAHNKAFEYFGGYPHEGLYDNMKAVVKSLERKKEYNAKFTDFADFYGFRIITHRPYNPKAKGKVERMVPYVRNNILYAQSYSSLSELENTLLDWLVIANQRLHSYLKETPLERFEREKEHLNKLTRFYPLRRLNTRLVRESGQVIYKERAYRVPEKYTGKKVNLQTEGQMLKIYCEDDLINSQPLKDQVEVRSLKEYQKLVGA from the coding sequence ATGTTGGGAGAGAAGCAGGTCATTGAAATAAGAATACTTAGCAAGAGGGGAATTACAAACAGAGAGATAGCCAGAGAAATGGGCTGCCATGAAAACACAGTCAGCAAGTATTTGAAGGAGGATTGGAAGAAGATGAAGGGTATTTCAAAACTGGATCCTTACAAAGAGCACATAATCAAAAGGCTAGAAGAGTATCCGTCAATAAAAGCCACAGTGTTGTTCAAAGAGATAAAGGCTCAAGGTTACACCGGAGGAATGACGATAGTTCGGATGTATGTGCACTCCATACGTCCGGAGGATGAAATTGAGAGCACAAGATTTGAGACAGCTCCGGGCAGGCAATTCCAGGCCGATTGGGGAGAGGGTGAGACCAGGATAGGTGGAAAGTCGGTGGTGATAAAGTTCTTCACCATGGTCCTAGGATACTCGCGAATGTTGTATGTCCAGATAGTCAATGACGAGAAGCTTGAGACACTTCTTCAAGCTCATAACAAGGCATTCGAATACTTCGGAGGTTATCCACATGAAGGGCTGTACGACAACATGAAAGCCGTGGTCAAGTCTCTTGAGAGGAAGAAAGAATACAATGCCAAGTTCACAGATTTCGCAGACTTCTATGGCTTCAGGATAATAACTCATCGTCCATACAACCCGAAGGCCAAAGGGAAGGTTGAGAGGATGGTTCCGTATGTGAGAAACAACATACTGTATGCTCAAAGCTACTCAAGCCTCTCTGAATTAGAGAACACTCTTCTCGATTGGTTGGTCATTGCCAACCAGAGATTACATTCTTATCTAAAAGAAACCCCTCTCGAGAGGTTCGAGAGGGAAAAGGAACATCTGAATAAACTAACTAGATTCTATCCCTTGAGGAGATTAAACACAAGGCTGGTAAGAGAGTCCGGACAGGTCATTTACAAAGAAAGAGCTTACAGGGTACCTGAGAAATACACCGGCAAGAAAGTCAACCTGCAAACGGAAGGTCAGATGCTGAAGATTTATTGTGAAGATGATCTGATCAACAGCCAGCCACTCAAAGACCAGGTTGAAGTAAGGTCCTTGAAGGAATACCAGAAACTGGTGGGGGCATGA
- a CDS encoding cation-translocating P-type ATPase, translating into MESMYRLEKKEAIRRLNSREEGLSPVEVRERLEKFGRNELSEKNKRSPWKILLAQLSSVMIIILIAAAIITAFIGEIRDTIVVLAVVTLNTILGFSQEYKAEKAMSALKRLSVPKVKVRREGKTVEISAVEVVPGDIVILEAGNIVPADMRLIETSNLKIQESALTGESEAVDKHSGIIEDKNPALGDRKNMAYSSTVVTYGRGTGIVTATGMSTEIGRIATMIQDTREGQTPLQKNLDQLGKVLALLAMGIVAVIFVMGLLRGEDLELMFLTAVSFAVAAVPEGLPTVVTIALALGAQRMLKKNALIRKLTAVETLGSVTVICSDKTGTITENRMRVTLLEMAGRRLDFGKEDEPDPESLPEDDNRALEIMLTGGALCNDATIKPPVQKKQQVDMIGDPTEGALVYAAYRVGIEKGDLEQAMPRVLEKPFDSERKRMTTVHAIESDPKGAVAADVPEHLREHGIEKYVAFTKGAVDSLMEVCDRVLEGDEVHPLDEGWKSRIVESNNSMASNGMRVLGIAFRPVEESEVESETVEERDLIFIGMFGMMDPAREGVKESIVTAKEAGIRTIMITGDHPLTAGYIAASLTMIDDRSQVKTGRDIELLSNDELDRVTASTSVYARVAPEHKLKIVGSLQRQGNIVAMTGDGVNDAPALKQADIGVAMGITGTDVTKEVADMVLTDDNFTTIVSAVREGRTIYDNIQKFIRYILASNFGEIWVMLLGPFMGISLPLAPLQILWINLITDGLPALALAVEPPEDDIMKRPPNPSQQHVFANGGWTVTLIGLIMAAFSLGTGYIYWLGDSNGPWRTMIFSTLVFSQLFLVMAIRSRKKSVFRTSLRTNKFLVLAVAGSFLLQLSVIYIPFMKRLFSTQHLGLVDLIISIALGSAILWLYEIKKALSARRRS; encoded by the coding sequence ATGGAAAGCATGTACCGGCTCGAGAAAAAAGAAGCGATACGGAGGCTGAACTCTAGAGAAGAGGGGCTCTCTCCGGTAGAGGTAAGGGAGAGGCTCGAAAAATTCGGCAGGAACGAACTGAGCGAGAAAAACAAGAGAAGCCCGTGGAAGATACTTCTCGCCCAGCTGTCCTCGGTTATGATCATAATACTGATCGCCGCGGCAATTATAACGGCCTTCATAGGAGAGATCAGGGATACGATAGTTGTACTGGCGGTAGTCACGCTCAACACTATTCTCGGCTTCTCCCAGGAGTACAAGGCCGAAAAGGCCATGTCCGCCCTGAAAAGGCTGTCCGTCCCGAAGGTGAAGGTAAGACGCGAGGGCAAAACGGTCGAGATAAGCGCGGTCGAAGTCGTCCCCGGCGATATAGTGATCCTGGAGGCTGGCAACATAGTCCCCGCCGATATGCGTCTCATCGAAACAAGTAACCTCAAGATACAGGAATCGGCCCTGACGGGTGAATCGGAAGCGGTAGACAAACATAGCGGGATAATAGAGGATAAAAACCCTGCGCTCGGCGACAGGAAAAACATGGCCTACTCGAGTACCGTTGTCACTTACGGAAGGGGAACGGGAATCGTGACGGCGACCGGTATGAGCACGGAGATCGGTCGAATCGCCACGATGATACAGGACACACGCGAAGGCCAGACGCCGCTCCAGAAGAACCTCGACCAGCTCGGCAAGGTTCTGGCGCTTCTGGCGATGGGCATAGTCGCCGTTATCTTCGTGATGGGGCTTCTAAGGGGAGAAGATCTCGAGCTTATGTTCCTGACCGCCGTCTCGTTCGCCGTAGCCGCCGTTCCGGAAGGCCTTCCGACAGTGGTGACGATAGCACTTGCCCTTGGCGCCCAGCGGATGCTCAAGAAAAATGCGCTCATACGCAAACTCACGGCCGTCGAAACTCTCGGCTCAGTAACGGTGATATGTTCGGACAAGACGGGAACGATAACCGAGAACAGAATGCGCGTAACTCTCCTCGAGATGGCCGGGCGAAGGCTGGATTTTGGAAAGGAAGACGAACCCGATCCCGAGTCGCTTCCCGAGGACGATAACAGGGCGCTGGAGATAATGCTCACAGGAGGGGCTCTCTGCAACGACGCCACTATCAAGCCACCGGTACAAAAAAAGCAACAGGTCGATATGATCGGAGACCCTACCGAAGGCGCGCTTGTATATGCCGCCTACAGGGTCGGAATTGAAAAGGGCGATCTCGAACAGGCGATGCCCAGAGTTCTCGAAAAGCCTTTCGACTCGGAGAGAAAGAGAATGACAACCGTACACGCGATCGAATCCGACCCGAAAGGCGCAGTCGCCGCCGATGTTCCCGAACACTTACGAGAGCATGGAATAGAGAAATACGTCGCCTTCACCAAGGGAGCCGTAGATTCGCTCATGGAGGTGTGCGATAGAGTACTGGAAGGAGACGAAGTACACCCCCTCGACGAAGGGTGGAAGAGCAGAATCGTGGAGAGCAACAACTCGATGGCCTCCAATGGCATGCGTGTGCTCGGCATAGCCTTCAGACCGGTCGAAGAGAGCGAAGTCGAGAGTGAAACCGTGGAGGAGAGAGATCTGATCTTCATAGGGATGTTCGGTATGATGGACCCGGCGAGAGAGGGTGTCAAAGAATCGATCGTAACCGCCAAAGAGGCAGGGATACGAACTATAATGATCACCGGCGACCATCCCCTGACGGCCGGATACATCGCCGCCAGTCTTACGATGATAGACGACAGATCCCAGGTCAAGACCGGCCGTGATATAGAGCTCCTCTCCAACGACGAACTCGACAGGGTCACGGCCTCAACTTCAGTGTACGCGAGGGTCGCCCCGGAACACAAATTGAAGATAGTCGGTTCGCTCCAGAGACAGGGCAACATAGTGGCCATGACCGGCGACGGCGTGAACGACGCGCCGGCCCTGAAGCAGGCCGATATAGGCGTGGCGATGGGTATAACCGGAACGGATGTGACCAAAGAAGTAGCCGACATGGTGCTGACAGACGACAACTTCACCACTATCGTCTCGGCCGTGCGCGAAGGAAGGACTATCTACGACAACATACAGAAGTTCATAAGATACATACTGGCTTCGAACTTCGGCGAGATCTGGGTAATGCTCCTCGGTCCATTCATGGGCATATCTCTGCCGCTTGCGCCACTCCAGATACTGTGGATAAACCTTATAACCGACGGGCTTCCTGCGCTGGCGCTGGCGGTGGAACCTCCCGAAGACGACATAATGAAGCGACCTCCCAACCCCTCGCAACAGCACGTCTTCGCAAACGGCGGCTGGACGGTGACGCTGATAGGTCTCATTATGGCTGCCTTCTCGCTGGGTACTGGCTACATATACTGGCTCGGCGATAGCAACGGCCCGTGGAGAACGATGATCTTCTCGACGCTGGTCTTTTCGCAGCTCTTCCTGGTGATGGCGATCAGATCGAGAAAGAAATCCGTCTTCAGGACTAGCCTGCGCACCAACAAATTCCTCGTGCTTGCCGTGGCCGGAAGTTTCCTGCTCCAACTGAGCGTCATCTATATCCCGTTCATGAAGAGACTCTTCTCTACACAGCATCTGGGATTGGTCGATCTTATCATCTCGATCGCGCTGGGAAGCGCCATACTCTGGTTATACGAAATAAAGAAGGCCCTCTCTGCTAGAAGGCGTTCCTGA
- a CDS encoding reverse transcriptase domain-containing protein — protein sequence MSDGKILKLIRAMLKSGVMEDGVWKATETGSPQGSVISPLLANIYLDEFDQKMKARGIRIVRYADDILIFSKTQEEAREFLAIAINILEIDMKLKVNRNKTRITTLEEGFHFLGFEIKGERVGIEKSRLKRFKGKVKGLTRRNQSTPVKEIVKELNPLLRGFASYFRIVDLQSTLRGLLSWIRRRLRAIILHQWKSTKKLNRVLRRAGWEEKVNLRMNKWRSSHTKAVNYAIPNRFFEEINLFDMTSYYHPLSKYPILDP from the coding sequence GTGAGTGATGGAAAGATACTCAAACTCATACGCGCAATGCTGAAGAGCGGAGTAATGGAAGATGGAGTCTGGAAGGCAACAGAAACTGGCAGTCCACAGGGTAGTGTAATAAGTCCCCTGCTGGCGAACATCTACCTGGACGAGTTCGACCAGAAGATGAAAGCCAGAGGAATAAGGATAGTCAGATATGCAGACGACATATTAATCTTCTCGAAAACCCAGGAAGAAGCCCGAGAGTTTCTGGCAATCGCGATCAACATACTGGAGATTGACATGAAGCTCAAGGTCAACAGAAACAAGACGAGAATCACAACACTGGAGGAGGGCTTTCACTTTCTTGGCTTCGAAATAAAAGGCGAGAGAGTTGGGATAGAGAAATCCAGATTGAAAAGGTTCAAGGGAAAGGTCAAGGGACTTACAAGAAGGAACCAGAGCACACCGGTAAAGGAAATAGTGAAAGAGCTAAATCCACTGTTGAGAGGATTTGCCAGCTATTTCAGGATAGTAGACTTACAATCTACCTTGAGAGGGCTTTTGAGCTGGATAAGGAGAAGGCTTAGAGCCATCATACTACACCAGTGGAAGAGCACAAAGAAACTGAACAGAGTCCTTAGAAGGGCTGGATGGGAAGAGAAAGTCAATTTGAGAATGAACAAATGGCGCTCTTCTCACACAAAAGCAGTCAATTACGCCATTCCCAACAGGTTCTTTGAAGAGATAAACTTATTCGATATGACATCGTACTATCATCCCCTGTCGAAGTATCCGATACTCGATCCATGA
- a CDS encoding reverse transcriptase domain-containing protein, whose product MQEKEMKYYSLIDKVYSKKNLLKAYHRVNSNRGAPGIDGVTVKSFGEKLLEEIERLSEEIKSGEYMPMPLRRVEIPKADGKTRQLGIPAVRDRVVQQSLKEILEPILEERFHPSSYGYRKGRNAWQAVEKAKAFASKYGLCNVVELDLSKCFDTLDHEKIIDSVAECQHQSEM is encoded by the coding sequence ATGCAGGAGAAAGAGATGAAGTATTACAGTCTAATCGACAAAGTCTATTCGAAGAAGAACCTATTGAAAGCCTATCACAGGGTAAACTCCAACAGAGGAGCTCCTGGGATAGACGGAGTAACCGTAAAATCATTCGGGGAGAAACTCCTCGAAGAAATCGAGAGATTATCCGAAGAAATCAAGAGCGGTGAGTACATGCCCATGCCACTCAGGAGAGTAGAAATCCCAAAAGCAGATGGTAAAACAAGGCAATTGGGAATACCTGCTGTGAGAGACAGGGTGGTACAACAATCTCTCAAGGAGATACTGGAACCTATACTCGAGGAAAGATTCCACCCCTCCAGTTACGGTTACAGAAAGGGAAGAAATGCCTGGCAGGCGGTGGAGAAGGCGAAAGCTTTTGCATCCAAATACGGTCTGTGCAATGTAGTGGAACTTGACCTGAGCAAATGTTTCGACACTCTGGATCATGAGAAGATAATAGACTCCGTAGCAGAGTGTCAACATCAATCGGAAATGTGA